In Microtus pennsylvanicus isolate mMicPen1 chromosome 12, mMicPen1.hap1, whole genome shotgun sequence, the following proteins share a genomic window:
- the Afm gene encoding afamin, which yields MKHLKFIGFIFFLFSLTESLVLPTKPQDVAIQKFIEENTAYLTIIAVAQYVQEASFDEVEMLAKAMMAYRDRCLADGTLPECSKTANEVIQDMICAVEGLPQKYNCSHCCSKTSAARSLCFFYNKKANTGFLPPFPTLDPEEKCQAYKNNSGSFLNLYMYEVARRNPFVFSPVLLTVAARFEAAAATCCEEQEKATCFQAKATPITQYLKASSSYQGNVCGALRKFGPKVLNSINTAAFSKKFPKIGFKDLTSILEDVSSMYDECCEGDVVQCVRRQSQVMKHICSKQDFISNKIKECCGKETTEREACVINTNKEEKPDDLSTRDLRFTDDENICQERDSNQDSFFTEFLHEYSRRHTDFSTTELLRIAKVYKDLLGDCCSRENPASCYRDAEDKFNETTKKSVAMVQQECKHFQELDKDALKLHYLVKLTKIAPQLSMEELNSLSEGMMAALTTCCTLSEEFSCVDDLAELVLGDLCGVNENRTINPAVDHCCRADFAFRRHCFLHLEADTTYALPSVSALIPALRADWCQAHKEDEDLQSKKHRFIINLVKWMPEITAEERLCLFTKFSATREKCSDVQEPEACFRSEGSNIGNESGAANKKR from the exons CTATCCAGAAATTCATCGAGGAGAACACAGCATACCT GACCATCATCGCGGTCGCCCAGTATGTACAGGAAGCATCCTTTGATGAGGTGGAAATGCTGGCGAAAGCCATGATGGCTTACAGGGATAGGTGCTTGGCTGATGGGACCCTTCCGGAGTGTTCAAAAACAGCA AATGAGGTCATCCAGGACATGATCTGTGCTGTGGAAGGACTGCCACAGAAGTACAATTGTTCTCACTGCTGCAGTAAAACCAGCGCTGCAAGGAGCCTCTGTTTCTTCTACAACAAGAAAGCTAACACAGGCTTTCTGCCCCCTTTCCCTACTCTGGATCCAGAAGAGAAATGCCAAGCTTACAAAAACAACAGTGGATCTTTTCTAAATCT CTATATGTATGAGGTTGCCAGGAGAAACCCCTTTGTCTTCTCCCCTGTTCTTCTAACTGTGGCTGCTCGGTTCGAGGCGGCGGCGGCCACGTGTTGTGAGGAGCAGGAGAAAGCCACCTGCTTTCAGGCCAAG gCAACTCCTATCACACAATATTTAAAAGCATCCTCTTCTTACCAAGGAAATGTTTGTGGAGCCCTTAGAAAATTTGGACCCAAAGTCTTAAACTCTAT AAACACTGCTGCATTCAGTAAAAAGTTCCCCAAGATTGGATTTAAGGACCTTACTTCTATCTTAGAAGATGTTTCTTCCATGTATGATGAGTGCTGTGAAGGGGATGTTGTGCAGTGTGTCCGAAGACAG AGCCAGGTCATGAAACATATTTGTTCAAAACAAGATTTCATCTCGAATAAAATCAAAGAGTGCTGTGGAAAGGAAACAACAGAACGTGAAGCCTGCGTCATTAAcacaaataaagaagagaaaccaGATGACTTATCTACCAGAGATCTCAGATTTACTGATGACGAAAATATATGTCAAGAACGAGATTCTAACCAGGACAGCTTCTTTACTGA GTTTCTTCATGAATACTCCAGGAGACATACTGACTTTTCTACAACAGAGCTTCTAAGAATTGCTAAAGTGTACAAGGATCTCCTGGGAGATTGTTGCAGCAGAGAAAACCCAGCAAGTTGCTACCGCGATGCA gaggataaatTCAATGAGACGACTAAGAAAAGCGTTGCAATGGTTCAACAAGAATGCAAACACTTCCAGGAGCTGGATAAGGACGCCTTGAAACTCCA ttaCCTTGTCAAGCTCACCAAGATAGCTCCCCAGCTCTCCATGGAAGAACTGAACTCCCTCAGTGAGGGAATGATGGCCGCGTTGACAACCTGCTGCACCCTAAGTGAAGAGTTTTCCTGCGTTGATGACTTG GCAGAATTAGTTCTCGGAGATTTATGTGGCGTCAATGAAAATCGAACTATCAATCCCGCTGTGGACCACTGCTGCAGAGCCGACTTCGCCTTCAGAAGGCATTGCTTTTTGCATCTGGAAGCAGATACCACCTATGCGCTCCCATCCGTCTCTGCGCTTATACCAGCTTTGCGTGCAGACTGGTGTCAAGCTCATAAGGAGGACGAGGACCTTCAGAGTAAGAAACACAG GTTTATCATCAACTTAGTGAAGTGGATGCCAGAGATCACGGCTGAGGAGCGTCTGTGTTTGTTCACAAAGTTCAGTGCCACCCGGGAGAAGTGCAGCGACGTGCAGGAGCCCGAAGCCTGCTTCCGTTCAGAG ggCTCAAATATTGGTAATGAAAGTGGAGCTGCTaataagaaaagataa